The proteins below come from a single Jaculus jaculus isolate mJacJac1 chromosome X, mJacJac1.mat.Y.cur, whole genome shotgun sequence genomic window:
- the Tspyl2 gene encoding testis-specific Y-encoded-like protein 2 isoform X1, producing the protein MDRPDEGPPAKTRRLWSSESSRRDPPPPPLLRLTLPPPQQRLRLREETEAAQVLADMRGVGPTLPPPPPYVILEEGGIRAYFTLGTEGPGWDPAIESGFGEPPPTGTLETSLSSETSGESLEIDFQVAEPSSLAVEKALETCSSGGWGPQMLICPKRKEEAVILVEDEYEGEKESVRRKHRRWRKRKQRKVKKESKERNAQRMESILQALESIQMDLEAVNIKAGKAFLRLKRKFIQMRRPFLERRDLIIQHIPGFWVKAFLNHPRISILINQRDEDIFRYLTNLQVQDLRHISMGYKMKLYFQTNPYFTNMVIVKEFQRNRSGRLVSHSTPIRWHRGQEPQAHNHRNQDTSHSFFSWFSNHSLPEADRIAEIIKNDLWVNPLRYYMRERGYRTNRKKQEKESKANDEYEMVIMEDTHDLYTMEEVLSEISDTDETTDNEITHDIKISDFMETTDYFETTDNEITDINESLCENEGPNNDSADDSETSDNSEPIVIEESPDGNNENLEDKNTYDNEYPKNENAEGEKNLKSDNQQSNGNNVFSSDSDNGDEGSDDEDNDGNEGDNEGSDDDGNEGDNEGSDDDDRVIDYYKNDIEVFNKDLYNSTNQDDYEVEIISDESEEEDVSEADSMQGEDSYEEEQIFEEGGSEVDSEDSDIQELLQVPNTWASPGKKGKTG; encoded by the exons ATGGACCGCCCGGATGAGGGGCCTCCAGCCAAGACCCGCAGGCTGTGGAGCTCCGAGTCCTCTCGGCGCGACCCGCCGCCCCCGCCGCTTCTGCGACTGACCCTGCCTCCACCCCAACAGCGCCTGAGGCTCCGGGAAGAAACCGAGGCTGCACAGGTGCTGGCTGATATGAGGGGGGTGGGCCCCACGCTGCCCCCACCACCGCCCTATGTCATTCTGGAGGAGGGGGGAATTCGTGCGTATTTCACCCTGGGTACTGAGGGTCCAGGTTGGGATCCTGCTATCGAGTCAGGGTTCGGGGAGCCCCCTCCCACGGGGACCCTGGAAACATCCCTCTCTTCCGAAACCTCTGGGGAAAGCCTGGAAATTGACTTTCAGGTTGCGGAGCCCAGCAGCCTCGCAGTAGAGAAAGCCCTAGAAACCTGTAGCTCAGGGGGGTGGGGGCCTCAGATGTTAATCTGTCctaagaggaaggaggaggctgTCATCCTAGTGGAAGATGagtatgagggtgaaaaggaaagTGTGAGGAGGAAGCATCGGCGTtggaggaagagaaagcagaGGAAGGTGAAGAAGGAAAGCAAAGAGAGGAATGCCCAGAGGATGGAAAGCATACTGCAGGCACTAGAGAGCATTCAAATGGACCTGGAGGCAGTGAACATCAAGGCGGGTAAGGCTTTCTTACGTCTCAAACGCAAGTTCATCCAGATGCGAAGACCCTTTTTGGAGCGCAGAGACCTCATCATCCAGCACATTCCAGGCTTCTGGGTCAAAGCA TTCCTCAACCACCCCAGAATTTCAATCTTGATCAACCAACGTGATGAAGACATTTTCCGCTACCTGACCAATCTTCAG GTACAGGATCTCAGACATATCTCCATGGGCTACAAAATGAAGCTGTACTTCCAGACAAATCCCTACTTTACAAATATGGTGATTGTCAAAGAGTTCCAACGTAACCGCTCAG GTCGGCTAGTGTCTCACTCCACCCCAATTCGCTGGCACCGGGGCCAGGAGCCCCAGGCCCACAATCACAGGAACCAGGACACCAGCCACAGCTTCTTCAGCTGGTTCTCAAACCACAGCCTCCCAGAGGCTGACAGAATTGCTGAG ATTATCAAGAACGACCTGTGGGTTAACCCTCTACGCTACTACATGAGAGAAAGGGGATATAGGACAAacagaaagaagcaagaaaagGAAAG TAAAGCCAATGATGAATATGAAATGGTGATCATGGAGGACACTCATGATCTTTACACAATGGAAGAAGTTCTCAGTGAGATCTCAGACACTGATGAAACTACCGACAATGAGATCACTCATGACATCAAGATCTCTGACTTCATGGAGACCACTGACTACTTTGAGACCACTGACAATGAGATAACTGACATTAATGAGAGCTTGTGTGAGAATGAGGGTCCAAACAATGATAGTGCTGATGATAGCGAGACCTCTGACAACAGTGAGCCTATTGTCATTGAGGAGAGTCCTGATGGCAACAATGAAAACCTGGAAGACAAGAACACCTATGACAATGAGTATCCCAAGAATGAGAATGCTGAAGGTGAGAAGAACCTGAAGAGTGACAACCAGCAGAGTAATGGAAACAACGTATTCAGCAGTGATAGTGACAATGGAGATGAGGGCAGTGATGATGAAGATAATGATGGTAATGAAGGTGACAATGAGGGTAGCGATGACGATGGAAATGAGGGCGACAATGAAGGAAGTGATGATGATGACAGAGTCATTGACTATTACAAGAATGACATTGAAGTGTTCAACAAGGATCTGTATAATAGCACAAACCAGGATGACTATGAGGTAGAGATCATCTCTGACGAATCAGAGGAGGAAGATGTTAGTGAAG CAGACAGCATGCAAGGTGAAGACAGCTATGAAGAGGAACAAATCTTtgaggaaggaggaagtgaagTCGACTCAGAAGATTCTGACATCCAGGAGTTGCTGCAGGTCCCAAACACCTGGGCCAGCCCAGGGAAGAAGGGGAAAACTGGCTAA
- the Tspyl2 gene encoding testis-specific Y-encoded-like protein 2 isoform X2 — protein MDRPDEGPPAKTRRLWSSESSRRDPPPPPLLRLTLPPPQQRLRLREETEAAQVLADMRGVGPTLPPPPPYVILEEGGIRAYFTLGTEGPGWDPAIESGFGEPPPTGTLETSLSSETSGESLEIDFQVAEPSSLAVEKALETCSSGGWGPQMLICPKRKEEAVILVEDEYEGEKESVRRKHRRWRKRKQRKVKKESKERNAQRMESILQALESIQMDLEAVNIKAGKAFLRLKRKFIQMRRPFLERRDLIIQHIPGFWVKAFLNHPRISILINQRDEDIFRYLTNLQVQDLRHISMGYKMKLYFQTNPYFTNMVIVKEFQRNRSGRLVSHSTPIRWHRGQEPQAHNHRNQDTSHSFFSWFSNHSLPEADRIAEIIKNDLWVNPLRYYMRERGYRTNRKKQEKESKANDEYEMVIMEDTHDLYTMEEVLSEISDTDETTDNEITHDIKISDFMETTDYFETTDNEITDINESLCENEGPNNDSADDSETSDNSEPIVIEESPDGNNENLEDKNTYDNEYPKNENAEGEKNLKSDNQQSNGNNVFSSDSDNGDEGSDDEDNDGNEGDNEGSDDDGNEGDNEGSDDDDRVIDYYKNDIEVFNKDLYNSTNQDDYEVEIISDESEEEDVSEDSMQGEDSYEEEQIFEEGGSEVDSEDSDIQELLQVPNTWASPGKKGKTG, from the exons ATGGACCGCCCGGATGAGGGGCCTCCAGCCAAGACCCGCAGGCTGTGGAGCTCCGAGTCCTCTCGGCGCGACCCGCCGCCCCCGCCGCTTCTGCGACTGACCCTGCCTCCACCCCAACAGCGCCTGAGGCTCCGGGAAGAAACCGAGGCTGCACAGGTGCTGGCTGATATGAGGGGGGTGGGCCCCACGCTGCCCCCACCACCGCCCTATGTCATTCTGGAGGAGGGGGGAATTCGTGCGTATTTCACCCTGGGTACTGAGGGTCCAGGTTGGGATCCTGCTATCGAGTCAGGGTTCGGGGAGCCCCCTCCCACGGGGACCCTGGAAACATCCCTCTCTTCCGAAACCTCTGGGGAAAGCCTGGAAATTGACTTTCAGGTTGCGGAGCCCAGCAGCCTCGCAGTAGAGAAAGCCCTAGAAACCTGTAGCTCAGGGGGGTGGGGGCCTCAGATGTTAATCTGTCctaagaggaaggaggaggctgTCATCCTAGTGGAAGATGagtatgagggtgaaaaggaaagTGTGAGGAGGAAGCATCGGCGTtggaggaagagaaagcagaGGAAGGTGAAGAAGGAAAGCAAAGAGAGGAATGCCCAGAGGATGGAAAGCATACTGCAGGCACTAGAGAGCATTCAAATGGACCTGGAGGCAGTGAACATCAAGGCGGGTAAGGCTTTCTTACGTCTCAAACGCAAGTTCATCCAGATGCGAAGACCCTTTTTGGAGCGCAGAGACCTCATCATCCAGCACATTCCAGGCTTCTGGGTCAAAGCA TTCCTCAACCACCCCAGAATTTCAATCTTGATCAACCAACGTGATGAAGACATTTTCCGCTACCTGACCAATCTTCAG GTACAGGATCTCAGACATATCTCCATGGGCTACAAAATGAAGCTGTACTTCCAGACAAATCCCTACTTTACAAATATGGTGATTGTCAAAGAGTTCCAACGTAACCGCTCAG GTCGGCTAGTGTCTCACTCCACCCCAATTCGCTGGCACCGGGGCCAGGAGCCCCAGGCCCACAATCACAGGAACCAGGACACCAGCCACAGCTTCTTCAGCTGGTTCTCAAACCACAGCCTCCCAGAGGCTGACAGAATTGCTGAG ATTATCAAGAACGACCTGTGGGTTAACCCTCTACGCTACTACATGAGAGAAAGGGGATATAGGACAAacagaaagaagcaagaaaagGAAAG TAAAGCCAATGATGAATATGAAATGGTGATCATGGAGGACACTCATGATCTTTACACAATGGAAGAAGTTCTCAGTGAGATCTCAGACACTGATGAAACTACCGACAATGAGATCACTCATGACATCAAGATCTCTGACTTCATGGAGACCACTGACTACTTTGAGACCACTGACAATGAGATAACTGACATTAATGAGAGCTTGTGTGAGAATGAGGGTCCAAACAATGATAGTGCTGATGATAGCGAGACCTCTGACAACAGTGAGCCTATTGTCATTGAGGAGAGTCCTGATGGCAACAATGAAAACCTGGAAGACAAGAACACCTATGACAATGAGTATCCCAAGAATGAGAATGCTGAAGGTGAGAAGAACCTGAAGAGTGACAACCAGCAGAGTAATGGAAACAACGTATTCAGCAGTGATAGTGACAATGGAGATGAGGGCAGTGATGATGAAGATAATGATGGTAATGAAGGTGACAATGAGGGTAGCGATGACGATGGAAATGAGGGCGACAATGAAGGAAGTGATGATGATGACAGAGTCATTGACTATTACAAGAATGACATTGAAGTGTTCAACAAGGATCTGTATAATAGCACAAACCAGGATGACTATGAGGTAGAGATCATCTCTGACGAATCAGAGGAGGAAGATGTTAGTGAAG ACAGCATGCAAGGTGAAGACAGCTATGAAGAGGAACAAATCTTtgaggaaggaggaagtgaagTCGACTCAGAAGATTCTGACATCCAGGAGTTGCTGCAGGTCCCAAACACCTGGGCCAGCCCAGGGAAGAAGGGGAAAACTGGCTAA
- the Gpr173 gene encoding probable G-protein coupled receptor 173, whose protein sequence is MANTTGEPEEVSGALPLPSASAYVKLVLLGLIMCVSLAGNAILSLLVLKERALHKAPYYFLLDLCLADGIRSAVCFPFVLASVRHGSSWTFSALSCKIVAFMAVLFCFHAAFMLFCISITRYMAIAHHRFYAKRMTLWTCAAVICMAWTLSVAMAFPPVFDVGTYKFIREEDQCIFEHRYFKANDTLGFMLMLAVLIAATHAVYGKLLLFEYRHRKMKPVQMVPAISQNWTFHGPGATGQAAANWIAGFGRGPMPPTLLGIRQNGHAASRRLLGMDEVKGEKQLGRMFYAITLLFLLLWSPYIVACYWRVFVKACAVPHRYLATAVWMSFAQAAVNPIVCFLLNKDLKKCLRTHAPCWGTGGAPAPREPYCVM, encoded by the coding sequence ATGGCCAACACCACCGGAGAGCCCGAGGAGGTGAGCGGCGCACTGCCTCTGCCATCAGCATCGGCTTATGTGAAGCTGGTGCTGCTGGGATTGATCATGTGTGTGAGCCTGGCAGGCAATGCCATTTTGTCCCTGCTGGTGCTCAAGGAGCGTGCCCTGCACAAGGCtccttactacttcctgctggaCCTGTGCCTAGCTGATGGCATACGCTCTGCCGTCTGCTTCCCCTTTGTACTGGCTTCTGTGCGCCATGGCTCCTCATGGACCTTCAGTGCTCTCAGCTGTAAGATCGTGGCCTTTATGGCTGTGCTCTTTTGCTTCCATGCGGCCTTCATGCTGTTCTGCATCAGCATCACTCGCTACATGGCCATCGCCCACCACCGCTTCTATGCCAAGCGCATGACACTTTGGACATGCGCAGCTGTCATCTGCATGGCCTGGACCCTGTCTGTGGCCATGGCCTTCCCACCTGTCTTTGACGTGGGCACCTACAAGTTTATACGTGAGGAGGACCAATGCATCTTTGAGCATCGTTACTTCAAGGCCAATGACACATTGGGCTTCATGCTTATGTTGGCTGTGCTCATAGCAGCCACACATGCTGTCTATGGCAAGCTGCTCCTCTTCGAGTATCGTCACCGCAAGATGAAGCCAGTGCAGATGGTGCCAGCCATCAGCCAGAACTGGACATTCCATGGCCCTGGGGCCACTGGCCAGGCTGCTGCCAACTGGATCGCCGGCTTTGGCCGTGGGCCCATGCCACCAACCCTGCTGGGTATCCGGCAGAATGGGCACGCAGCTAGCCGGCGGCTGCTAGGCATGGACGAGGTCAAGGGTGAGAAACAGCTGGGCCGAATGTTCTACGCCATCACACTGCTCTTCTTGCTCCTCTGGTCACCCTACATTGTGGCCTGCTACTGGCGAGTGTTTGTGAAAGCCTGCGCTGTGCCCCACCGCTACCTGGCCACCGCTGTTTGGATGAGCTTCGCACAGGCTGCTGTGAACCCTATCGTCTGCTTCCTGCTTAATAAGGACCTCAAGAAGTGCCTGAGGACTCATGCCCCCTGCTGGGGCACAGGAGGTGCCCCAGCTCCTAGAGAACCCTACTGTGTCATGTAA